A region from the Triticum aestivum cultivar Chinese Spring chromosome 3D, IWGSC CS RefSeq v2.1, whole genome shotgun sequence genome encodes:
- the LOC123078581 gene encoding DEAD-box ATP-dependent RNA helicase 26, protein MSGNPGYAAAPKRQRRRRPRDAEDGSAFPRVVTSRPRGADQVREVAVVPAEAMDIDAGTSANAPTGGVDGSYLSDTRFDQCAVSPLSLQGIKDAGYERLTRVQEATLPVILQGKDVLAKAKTGTGKTVAFLLPAVELLSTLPRSTSINLLVMLPTRELAYQVAVEARKLLKYHSSLGVQVVIGGTKLSQEQRSMRSTPCQILVATPGRLIDHLQNTPGFSARIKGVKVLVLDEADRLLDMGFRRDVEKIIAFIPKERQTLLFSATVPAEVREVSHLAMQKDYKFINTVQEGDEETHAQVNQMYMVAPLDLHFSILYGVLKKHIAEDAEYKVIIFCTTAMVTKLVAEILSQLKLNIREIHSRKSQSARTKVSDEFRKSKGLILVSSDVSARGVDYPDVSLVIQVGLPSDRQQYIHRLGRTGRKGKEGQGILLLAHWEKHFLSSVNDLSITETVAPPVNPSIQTEVKGAIRRVEIKTKESAYQAWLGYYNSNKTISRDKSRLVKLAEDFSQSMGLEIVPAIPKLILRKMGLQNVPGLRSS, encoded by the exons ATGTCAGGCAATCCCGGTTACGCGGCAGCCCCGAAGCGGCAGCGGAGGCGGCGCCCGAGGGACGCGGAGGACGGCTCCGCGTTCCCCAGGGTTGTCACGAGCCGGCCAAGAGGTGCCGACCAGGTCCGCGAGGTGGCCGTGGTGCCGGCGGAGGCCATGGATATCGATGCGGGGACAAGTGCTAACGCCCCCACAGGAGGCGTGGATGGATCGTACCTCAGCGACACGCG GTTCGATCAATGCGCTGTTTCACCATTGTCATTGCAAGGAATCAAAGATGCTGGGTATGAAAGGCTGACCCGCGTACAGGAGGCAACTCTGCCAGTAATTCTTCAAG GCAAGGATGTTCTTGCAAAAGCAAAGACTGGAACAGGAAAAACCGTTGCATTTTTG CTTCCAGCCGTTGAACTTCTGTCTACATTACCCCGTTCTACATCGATAAATTTGCTGGTGATGCTCCCTACTAGGGAGCTGGCATACCAAGTGGCTGTTGAGGCTAGGAAGCTTCTTAAGTATCACAGCTCACTGGGCGTGCAGGTTGTAATTGGTGGCACAAAATTATCTCAAGAGCAAAGAAGCATGCGATCCACACCATGTCAG ATTCTTGTTGCTACACCTGGAAGGCTCATCGATCATCTTCAAAACACACCTGGTTTTTCTGCCCGGATTAAAGGTGTGAAGGTCCTTGTTCTTGATGAAGCTGACCGCCTATTGGATATGGGATTCAGAAGAGATGTTGAGAAAATAATTGCTTTCATTCCTAAGGAACGGCAAACACTGCTATTTTCTGCTACTGTTCCAGCAGAG GTCCGTGAAGTATCTCATTTAGCAATGCAGAAGGATTACAAGTTCATCAATACTGTTCAAGAGGGTGATGAGGAGACACATGCACAG GTAAATCAGATGTACATGGTTGCACCATTAGACCTCCACTTCTCTATATTATATGGTGTCTTAAAGAAGCATATTGCGGAAGACGCAGAATACAAA GTTATTATATTCTGTACTACAGCAATGGTCACCAAGCTTGTTGCTGAAATTCTCTCCCAGCTGAAACTGAATATAAGAGAGATTCATTCCAGGAAGTCACAGTCTGCCAGAACAAAGGTCTCAGATGAATTTAGGAAGTCAAAGGGCTTGATATTAGTCAGTTCTGATGTTTCTGCCCGTGGTGTTGATTATCCTGATGTCTCGCTTGTCATACAG GTTGGGTTGCCTTCTGATAGACAGCAGTATATACATAGACTTGGTCGTACTGGAAGGAAAGGCAAGGAAGGGCAAGGCATTTTACTGTTGGCTCACTGGGAAAAACATTTCCTTAGTAGCGTTAATGATCTGTCAATAACAGAGACGGTGGCACCTCCAGTTAATCCAAGCATTCAAACAGAA GTGAAAGGTGCCATCAGGAGAGTGGAGATAAAGACGAAAGAATCGGCCTATCAAGCATGGTTAGGGTACTACAACTCAAACAAGACCATCAGCAGAGACAAGTCAAGACTTGTTAAGCTTGCAGAGGACTTCAGTCAGAGCATGGGGCTTGAAATTGTGCCAGCCATACCGAAACTCATTCTTCGGAAGATGGGCCTTCAAAATGTACCTGGGCTGAGGTCTTCCTGA